The genomic region ATGTGATGTAGCCTACCAATGCGCACTCACTAGACCGTCGCATGCTATATTTTAATACTGAGCAGGACTCTAGCCTACAAGCCTCACTAAGGACTGGACTAAGAAGAACACCAGCATCACTAGGATGCAGCCTTCCATTTGAGAAGCACCCATGGTCTATGGTAGGGGTGCCAATCTCCATTCCaagagggccactgtcctgtgAGTTTGGCTCCAAGCCTAATAAAGCCTAATAAAGCTTAATAAACTTTCCAGATAAGAAGTTTTGGGTTTGAAACATGGTGAATGGTGTCATATATGCTTTATATGTAAATGACATACAAAATAGATGATAAACTGGTAAGACAAGTCTGAGCAGTTTATGCAACCGGCCTATGTCCATTTCTGTGAATGAGTATATAAGCTCACCTTTATGTTTCTTCAGCAGTTTAGAGTTGAGATCCACCACTTCTTGGTATTCCCCAAGCTCCAGCTTACACTGACTGAGGTTTAGACAGAGTGGCAGACGGACTTTCTCCAGAGATTCCCAGTCTTCTCCTTCATGTTCCACCTCAAAAACACACAGAGAGATAGATATGGCTTAGTGAGCATTGGGTTGCTGATTCCCCATGGGGATTTTTTAGCTTCCCTGTCGTTCATGCTAAGTAATTTTTAGATCCCCAGTGCACATCTTCTCCGGGATATGAAAAGGTATATATTACTGTAAGTTCTGAGGGATATGTGAGTGTTGTGCAGTGTGCGATATGTTCTGAATGGTTTTTGACAGTGTTTTCTGTGGGTGTTTagcccatgtctctatgatatTGTCTTTCATAATGTTCAGGTCACTCCATCAAACTCGAAAGTCTGATGAAAAGAGACAGCACACTTCTAGACAAGCCTCAAAATTTGAGATCATTCATGAGAATTGTACTGTAGTTATAGTTAAGGTAGTGTTCAAAACTCAATGTTTGCACAATAGTAATAATAGTGATTCTTAAATTAGAAAGCCCCACTTGGGCATAGGCAAGATCTAAAATATTGGGATGACATATTCTTTATCGTCttggctcatgaatattaattagatGGTGTTACATGCACCCAGTAGATTTTAGATATGTGaggtttttttctttcagaatACTGCTACAAGCTTTCAGTCCATTATTGAAGTAAGAGGCTTCTGCATGGTTTTAAATGCCACATTTGATGTGACCGGCTACAATTTCTACATGAAGCTCTTAATATATTATGAGTTTTTTATACATAAGTGGGCCTTATCCTCAGTGCCTTCTACAGCTATCAAGTGTATGACAAACCAGTTCTCCAAAAAGCATCATGAACCAATGCTAACTAATGGTCTCTACATTCAACTTAGGCTCACGCAATGATGTTGTAAAAAGGCCGCCCTGatcatttattgttattttcagccTCACCTTAGTTTGGAGATGGTCTACATACTCCAGAGCCTCTTTGAACTTGACAGTCGCCTCAGTGTATTTATGCTCTTTCACATTGAAATTGCCTTCATCTTGGAGGAGCATAATTAGCCGTAGCATCTGCTGCCAGTCCTTGCCCTCAGTCAGAGCTGTTATCCTGTAATTGGCCTCTCCTGCTGAATGTTCACTTTGGGTGTCATGCTTATTTTCCTCTGCTAGAGATGGATTCATTCCCTCCTCAGCATCTTTGACCTCTTCAGGGGACTCCGAATGTTCCACTTCGCTTTCCTCTTTTGTAGGCATCACAGAGTTTTCCTCCTTCTCTGgttccctttctctctctcctctctcttcaAAGATGTTCCAGTACCTTTCTTTATCCTCCCAGTATTTTTCTTTCATTCTCTCAGAGAGAAGATtcagttctctttgcaccaACCTAGACAGTGTGATGTCTAGGTTAGCCACCATCTGGAAGTCTTTCCTGGCCTCCCTCTCGCTCCACACAGCAGCATAGGCCTTCGCTCGCTTGTAGTAGGCCTTGACGCAGTCTGGAAAAGATCAATAATGGGAATGTAATTTGTAGCTCTTTCTGTTACTTAAGGCAACATAGGGCCAGATTTattaaacagggcaaattagcctGAGAGCACAATTACATAAAACCGTGGACAGTTCTGCGTGTGATCTACCGACGATGCGCAAATGAAAGCGCACAGACGCAGccagatcatttccataatgaccagcgCAATCTACCCATTAGCGTCTAGTTTGAGACGTGCTTTTTTGGGTAGTAAATAATGGAGCAATTGCCAGTAATTTTACGAGCGCAAACCTTTGTAAATCACCTCgtgtgattcatttaaatactctcctcccatacatTTTCTGAAAGGAAACGGCAACAAatacatatgcaataaggttagtaacaaaacaaaaaaaaactctatCCACGGCTTTTCAGCGCTAATTTATCACTGCGCTTCTTGAGGAAATACACTaaaagagggtttgcactggcacagctgttagtaaatctggcccataaTATTTCTGAAGGTTGTGCATTTTCACATAAAGGTATTTTCATATCAAGTACTATTTGCTTTTATATCATTTAAAAAAGGAGCAATGCTACGCATGCACCGTTTTAACCCAAATCGGACACCGCGTACCTAATTTTGCTCTGAGTGGGCTCGGGAGCCTTGTTAAGATTCCCTATTGATGGCTCTACTCCTCTTTCATTTGATCATGCTCTTCACTAAATCTTTAACTCTGCCAGCTAAAGTCAGCCTCTGGCAAAAACAGCAGATTCTGTGAGCACATTTCAAAAGGATGTGCTCCCCAGGTGACGCACAAGAGAAATAGTAAAGAGAGCAAAGATGGAAGATTTGAACTGAAACAGACAACAAGGTGTGGGTGACACATGGGGGCACAGCAGAATGAAATGAATACTGGGAATTAGATGGGACGGGAAGATAGGAGAGTGTCCTCGATAAGGGGGAACTGCAAAAGGCCAAAGTCACTGTGCCGGCTGCATATGCATACGGCTCATTAGGAGAGCTACCCACACTGCCTCTGGAGCCACCGCGAGAGACGGTACATCTGTCACTTCACATGCTTCAAGAGGGTTTACACAGACCAACTCCTGTCCCTTCTGCTCATGCAGCCAGCCAAGCTTAAACAAACCCAAACCACCGAGGACGAAGATTACTATGCATGCTGCCAAGTACAATTATGAAAGTGAATGCAATTGGATTATTTATGATAACCAAAAAGGAAAGGATAATTCTAAAGATGGTCTGATACTAAGCTGGACTACGTCACCTCGACCTAAATGTCTCAGGCTAATTTGTGTTGGTTGGGATTTTCTTGTGAATCCAGTGGCTTGATGTTTGATTTTCTGTTAGTCATTTTAGTCAAAATTGGTTGAGAGTAAACCTGCAAGTCCTAAACTGCTGTTTGGGCTTGCTAGCACTAAACACCAACGTTTTTGATACATTTGTGATGCGTAAATCAATAATAATCTATTATATAATGGCAGGGCTTATTCTTTTATGAGGACTGAAAATGCTTGAATAACAAACTGTTACCATGGTTATTTCCTTGGGCACAGGCAAAACATCTACTTTATAACATGAAGAAATACAAATGTTGCTTGTAAAGAATTGTATTTAATGAAAAATAGTGCTGCAGTAGGTGGTTTCTGAAAAGTGGTTAAATGAGACTACTGAGGTTAATGGGTAGATTAAACGTCATCATGGCAAACATATGAACTCGTCCGCTTTCACAGCCTTATTACAATATGTTTATACTCAAAAGAttagtggtggtgacgtgaagTCATGTGACCGCGTTGTAGTTTGTTTATAGTCTAACTTTAGCTTTTTACTGCTGCCGATTTTGTTTAAGTGCCAAAATCGACAAAAGTTGTGTTAATttgtaaatatctaaaaatactTATTGGTCATAGTGCTTAATTTTTTGCAATAATCCAAAAGCTGATCGTATTTGTCGAGGGAACCATTGTAATGCTAACTTCTGTGTTGgccaacaaaaatatataggctatgtCGGAAATCCCACTCacacttattttgaataagtaatgTGAATTTGAACATGTTTGCTTTGTTGCATAAGCCACATTTCCACCGCAGAAACTTAGGGTAGAGTATACCAAACGTATTGTTTTCCCCGGACATGCCCTGTTTTCAAGTCCAGTCCAACGCCGTCCtggctgtttgtttgttttttttataaataaaaggaaaatgttctggttttcattatttttcattgGGAAATTAAATTGATCAGCACTAGGGCAATCTACAAGTATCTCATTGCCGGGCCGAATGTCCTGGTTTTCGTAATCAAAATGTCCTGGTTTCGTAATCAAAAAATAGTCACCCTAATACTTCGATTGCAGGGAGGGACCAGAGtcaaatgaagttccgggtgaAAAATGAATCCCCTGCTCACAAGGTAGTACTTGATAAAAAGTTCAGGACCTTTCaggggtgggacttgggcgctAAACATGCTGTgagcacacactgcattttaatTGGTTGATTccatgcagcattttatttcaaccaacattttttgctttttgaaCAGTGGAGTTTAAAAATCATGACAGATGGACCAATGACAGTGAGAACTGGAAAGTCACACGCAGTAGTCCTCCATCACTgaactaatttgcctaatctttaGGCCGCTTTGGAAACAGACAACAACAGGTCTGAAGAGGAAAAAAGTTCCAgggacaaattgttctgggtaatttcTGTGAAAACGCGGTTATACTGTTTTTCGCCTACTATATAGCAGGGAAGTATGTGATTTCGAATGCAGCCTATAGTTCTCTGCAGCAATCTATACATGGCTACTTCTGAATGGCTATCGATTGGAAAACAAACATGGTGGTTACAGCATTTACCAGCAGGGAAATTGGGGCATACTGACCAGCCAGTCCTTGTCCATTTAGTTTATACAAACAAGCTGGCTTACCTTTGTGTTTATCCAGGAGCTCTGTTGTATGTTCTATGACCTCATAATATTCCTCCAGCTCTAACATGCACTGGCAGTAGTTCAGTACGAGAGGAATGATAAGCCTGCCCAGATTAATGTAGTCCTCATCTCCTGGCATCTCCTACACAGGAAGGAAAACAAACTCAGGTGCACTAATCAGATTGCTTTAATGAATGTTGAATCTTAATGGTTTCTCTACAGCCCCTATAAACCCCATGTCATTAAATTTATCTTTTACCCTGGATTGGACTGTACGCAGCAGAACCACAGCCTCCCGATACTTCTCTGCAGCGTCACGAAACCGACCATGTTTGACCAGTGCATTGCCCAAGAGATGCAGCGAGGGCACAGCCTTTAGCTTCTCATCCTTCTCCATCATCCAGGACTCACGCTGGTAAGAGAACGGGTCGCCCACCTGAGGAAGACAGAGAATTGGAGCGTGCTCGTCTCGCTTggttgaggattgaaaacatgGTCTGAGAATTGGGAACAGCATTTCTTTCCTGGCGTGTAGCACTTGATTGTGTAACATTCTGTTACGCTGTTCGGGTTGCAGTGAGAAATCCATTGAAGGTGGAGGAGTGGAACTAGAATAAGTGTGTTGTGCAAGGGTGCGTGTATGTATTTGCTTGTTTTCTTTGCTCGGTGTGAATACATCTTTGACCCACCGAGATTAACTCCATGATGAAGATTAGAGGCTGAGGCGTCCTCATGATCTCATCGAGCTCTGGAAATCCTGTCGAGTGGTAGTGAAAAACGTTTCCCATGCCACACGTGTGTCTTTGGCCTTCCAGAGGGTCCCTTCCCTGAGCAGCCAGTCGCATCCCTTTTGACACAATGGGATAAAGACCTGTGTGCTGAGTATATAAAAGAAAACTATTATTACGTGCCAGTGTCTCCTGCAGAACTACCTAGAATTTTTCTACATTTTTTGCAGCAATATTCCAGCATTaagttaaatatttattattaactaGTAACATGAAGTTAATTATTATTTCCCACCCCTTCCCAGTACTTATTTGAGTAAGTACAAACCACGCAACCTTAAAATAGATGTTGATTCAGTAACCACTCTGATCGATTCAGTTTGATTAATAGTTCATCAGACTGATTTAAGGTATATTTTTGAGTCACTAAAAAGAATCAGCTCAAAAGAGTCATTTGTTCGGGAATCAGACTGCCCGGGCCTGGTCATGCTGTATTGTTTACGTGTTTTTGACTATGAATCGGACTGCACTATATGCTGTATGTTTTTGCTATAGATACTTCTTGCCATTATTTTGTGGTACATAGTGGTTTATTAATTGCACCACTTTCAATACATGCCACCAACACACATTCACAACTTCTTATGCCCAGGCGTGCTGAAAGATTTGGTAGCAATTCAGTTTGACCCTTTATTCAACTCCAACCATCAAACTGGAATCTTTAGACTTGCAGAACGGATCTTTTTTGCTGTTGCTTGTATGCGTTTTATGTTTGAATAAAAACAGCAAATGAGAATGTTAATAGAAAATGTAGTAGGCTGCCATAGATGAAAAATACATCAGACATATATTCTGCTCCATACTTAGgtgaaaatgtataatcaactctttccctgccagcgtttttttatttttattttttattgttttgacaATTTCATGCCACCTCCCAGATTATTTTCTTATCTAAATGTGACCAGAAAGAACAGAGCCTCTCATTTTAAACAAAGAATCCAAGCTTcaatctttcttttttaaacacttgaatgtttttgaaagtttcAACAATTCAAAGTTTgataaaaaaaagcaacatttaaaCCAAAGGCTGAGAAAATCAAAGTCTACAACGTACAAAAGCAATTTTTTATCTGCTCCTTTTTTTTGCCTGTGTTTTGTGAAAACACAAGAGATTTAGTTTGATTTCAGACACTTACAGTGGCATCACACCAAAACTCTGCCACCTCTCCAATCCTCATGGAGGTTAACAGCACCTCCCACACCTCCATCTTGAACATCTTCCCCACAAAAATCTCTGTGGGATGCTTATTTTTGCGACTGTCGTCGATCACAGTTCTTTCAAAGTTGTCCAACAGAGTCTGGAAGTGGAACACCAGCTTTGTGGGTAGGAAGGCAGAGAGGAaagaaagagaataaaaacagGATTAAGAGAGTGCAGTATTTTTCCTGCTTAGTACACCATGCACATCTTGTAACTTGCTACATGCTTGTATGTGTTGGTGAAAGAAATACAGTTTTCAAGCAGGTTAGGAATGCCATCCTAATAGCTTCATTCCTGGCCCAAatttattataatgcatttaaatgtatagTCTTTTTTGAAGTATATTGATGGAGACACCTTGATGGAATGGGAGCACACAGAACAAATACATAGCACAGCTGGTAAATAGAGAGATTAATGTTGGCATTGTCGTGGAAAATGTTTGTCATCCTATCCAGGCTGAGGACCATATGGCTGGACAAGTAGGGGGGAGAAAAGTCACCTGGCACAGATAGTGTTCCTCAGCCGCTGTCCAAAGTGAAAGGTTGCCAAACTTCTGTGCAATTAAACGGACCAAATGTTGTCACCTAACAACAACCATTTTATCGCCAATAGATTCAAGCTACAACCATTTCTAATAACAAAAGAAAGTGGTTTGAAGGTCGTGAACACATCCAAACAAAAGCATTATCCAGGACCATCTATGCGTCTTACCTTTGTTCCCTTTGGAAAATGTGGCAATGGTCCTTGACCTCCATGCAGAATCTTCTTTTTTACACCAGGATGGTTGAGCAGATATGTCTCTTCC from Pseudorasbora parva isolate DD20220531a chromosome 11, ASM2467924v1, whole genome shotgun sequence harbors:
- the LOC137092852 gene encoding uncharacterized protein; translated protein: MEETYLLNHPGVKKKILHGGQGPLPHFPKGTKLVFHFQTLLDNFERTVIDDSRKNKHPTEIFVGKMFKMEVWEVLLTSMRIGEVAEFWCDATHTGLYPIVSKGMRLAAQGRDPLEGQRHTCGMGNVFHYHSTGFPELDEIMRTPQPLIFIMELISVGDPFSYQRESWMMEKDEKLKAVPSLHLLGNALVKHGRFRDAAEKYREAVVLLRTVQSREMPGDEDYINLGRLIIPLVLNYCQCMLELEEYYEVIEHTTELLDKHKDCVKAYYKRAKAYAAVWSEREARKDFQMVANLDITLSRLVQRELNLLSERMKEKYWEDKERYWNIFEERGEREREPEKEENSVMPTKEESEVEHSESPEEVKDAEEGMNPSLAEENKHDTQSEHSAGEANYRITALTEGKDWQQMLRLIMLLQDEGNFNVKEHKYTEATVKFKEALEYVDHLQTKVEHEGEDWESLEKVRLPLCLNLSQCKLELGEYQEVVDLNSKLLKKHKDNLKAVYQRARAYSSLCNEDEARRDFTRVLQLDPTFKPIVKQEIKKMGENIRAKCVNENKNYWTSTQEKWEKKAQVKRGKKTKKGVTWADESKMSGGKDEGHLERLGCSGKSEESRSVKAGNNEEGQDERKNSENQRDESSLTLKESKEKTDNTTADKGNGSVQSCVLGDNTQRSETDSGDSETLLTSDITKKNDGQDEITDEKQVSPEKSDKDASTRASKEGRPRDMTRDDVAEESKAASESKMEKTSVVEPTGASPAKPTKSVKCKKKKK